A stretch of DNA from Pseudomonadota bacterium:
ATGTGTTGCGGACGGACGCCCATGCAGACGCTGGTGGATGGTCGCGGCTTGTGGGAGAGCAAAGTCAGTTCGCTGAACTGATCTGACAACTGCACGGCCATCGAGGTCGATAACTGTCAGATCAGGTCGCGACTAGCACACTTCAGGTGTCTCTGTAGCGGTAAGCGGGTCTTCCCCAGCTTCGAGTGCCGCAAGATGGGCAAGCGCCTTTTCGCGGTCCGTTCGTACTTATGGTACCGCGCGATGTGGCCGCTGTTGTCCGGCGCCACATCCTTCGTGTTGTCGTGCGCCGTCAGCTGGGCGACGAGCTCCATACCCGCAACAGCCTTTCTTAGCTCGATGAGCAGGAATTTTTGTTGGTAGTCGGCCACGCACCCAGATATTTAAGTAAGCTAATTTAATCAATAGCACAAGTCGTTGGCTACGAGTTCGAAATGATTGCACGAGATGACTGAATTCAAGCTTCGCCCAGCTTCCTTGGGGGCGGGGGAGGGCGCTCAGTATGAAGCGCATCAACAATCTCCTTGAAGCCGCATTCGAAGACTGTGTTGTCCTCCCATCCCACGAGATTGATAGCCTTGCGAGTCCTTACTTGAGCGGCAACTCCTCCCTCCTGCTTGAGTAGGTGACCGTCTAGGTCGAGCGGTACGAGCGCGAGTGCGGGGTTGCCTGTTTGTTCCTGCAGCTTCCTCTCTTTCTCGAAGGCTGCTTCGACTTCGTTACTTACCCACCAGCTATTGAGCGAAGACTTCGAGCAGCAAAGAATCACCTTATCCCAGAGTCGGATTCCCTGGTCGACAGCGTCCATGAGCTTGTCACCGCCGCGGACTTGGTGCTTGTCTAGCCAACACCGGATTCCACGAGCTTGGAGCTGGTCGTGGAGTCTTCTCGCGAAGCTTTCGTCGTCGTGGTTATAGCTGATAAAGCAGCTGTAGAACTTGATCGCCTCTGTACTGAACGAAGGCAGATATTCGATTAGCGCTTCGGGTACGCCGCAGCCACGAAGGAATACCTCGGGAAGGGCTGCGGTTTCATGGAAGTTGTTACCGAAGTCCAGGCTTGACTGGTTGGAATGGTTCACTTGATCCAGGTGCCTCGCTCTGGATATGCCGACGCACCAGTTGAGCTTGGTATAGCCAAAGAACGCGAAGCAAAAATCCGCCTCGGCGAGTTTCGCGAAGCCGAGGCCCGCCACGCTGAGGTCCGCGCCGCTGAGGTCCGCCCTGCGGAGGTCCGCCCCGGTGAGGTCCGCCCCGTAGAGGATCGCCCTGCGCAGGTCCGCGCCGCTGAGGTCCGCCCTACGGAGGTCCGCCTCGCGGAGCGTCGCCTTGCGGAGGTCTGCGCTGCTGAGGTCCGCCCTGTAGAGGTCCGCCTCGTCGAGGTTGGCCGCCATGAGGTTCGCCTCGCGGAGGTCCGCCTCGCGGAGCCTCGCCTTGCGGAGGTCCGGGGTCTCATAGGGTTTAGCCTCCCTCCACGCGTTCCACTCATCTACGCTTCTCAGCAGCAGCTCGACGCGCTCTTCGTTAGCCACGCTATTCCTGTGCCCCCAGATGGGGCGGGCGCTGCGTTCGCAGGGCTTTGACCACAAGCTCGAACTGCTCCTCGAACTTCATGTTGTCCGTCT
This window harbors:
- a CDS encoding toll/interleukin-1 receptor domain-containing protein; its protein translation is MANEERVELLLRSVDEWNAWREAKPYETPDLRKARLREADLREANLMAANLDEADLYRADLSSADLRKATLREADLRRADLSGADLRRAILYGADLTGADLRRADLSGADLSVAGLGFAKLAEADFCFAFFGYTKLNWCVGISRARHLDQVNHSNQSSLDFGNNFHETAALPEVFLRGCGVPEALIEYLPSFSTEAIKFYSCFISYNHDDESFARRLHDQLQARGIRCWLDKHQVRGGDKLMDAVDQGIRLWDKVILCCSKSSLNSWWVSNEVEAAFEKERKLQEQTGNPALALVPLDLDGHLLKQEGGVAAQVRTRKAINLVGWEDNTVFECGFKEIVDALHTERPPPPPRKLGEA